From the genome of Leptodactylus fuscus isolate aLepFus1 chromosome 1, aLepFus1.hap2, whole genome shotgun sequence, one region includes:
- the LOC142194151 gene encoding leukotriene B4 receptor 1-like, translated as MAENRNVTELMTTVIVGFTNSSTPPLRHSSANLGILILSIAFIFGFPGNAFVIWTILTRMKKRTVTCILILHLAVADIIVILTTPFFLHLLSTGSWIFGNIICKMCHYIGCLSMYTSIFLITFMSMDRFLAVAKPYISQKIRTKMTARIIVLAIWVQASLLGIPMPIYRTVKIKDNIPNCITTDSPVAFQYMLETIMGFVIPFTIIVSCYVYIGLRLRTVKFQTKHKTSRLVIMIIVTFALFWLPYQVVNVMQVSGELFSKEKLITAAKRARPNVTAFAFLSSSVNPILYVFAGGNFIRTAGVGFMAKLFEATGSEAGTLRKVSQVFQQRSRKQSSEQGKLNETAQASVA; from the exons ATGGCTGAAAAT CGCAATGTGACGGAGCTGATGACAACTGTCATTGTTGGATTTACAAATTCCAGCACACCTCCATTACGCCATTCATCTGCTAATCTCGGCATTTTAATTCTCTCTATCGCCTTCATCTTTGGATTCCCAGGAAATGCATTTGTCATTTGGACAATCTTGACACGAATGAAGAAACGTACAGTGACCTGCATCCTTATTTTACATCTGGCTGTGGCAGACATTATTGTCATCCTCACAACACCATTTTTCCTCCATCTGCTTTCCACTGGTAGCTGGATATTTGGGAATATCATATGTAAGATGTGTCATTACATTGGCTGTTTAAGTATGTATACCAGTATATTCTTGATAACCTTCATGAGCATGGACCGCTTTCTAGCTGTTGCTAAACCCTACATATCTCAGAAAATAAGGACTAAGATGACTGCCCGGATTATAGTTCTTGCAATATGGGTACAAGCATCATTACTTGGAATTCCTATGCCAATTTACCGTACAGTAAAAATTAAAGATAATATACCAAATTGTATCACCACGGACTCTCCAGTAGCCTTCCAATACATGCTGGAAACTATCATGGGATTTGTTATACCTTTTACAATCATAGTGTCATGCTATGTCTACATTGGTCTAAGGTTGCGCACTGTAAAGTTTCAGACCAAACATAAAACCAGCCGACTGGTTATCATGATCATAGTAACTTTTGCCCTCTTCTGGCTTCCATATCAAGTTGTGAATGTAATGCAAGTGTCAGGGGAACTATTCTCTAAAGAAAAACTTATAACAGCAGCAAAACGTGCAAGGCCTAATGTTACAGCTTTTGCATTTCTGAGTAGTAGCGTTAATCCTATTCTATATGTATTTGCTGGTGGAAACTTTATTAGGACTGCTGGGGTAGGATTCATGGCTAAATTATTTGAAGCAACTGGTTCTGAAGCAGGCACCTTAAGAAAGGTTTCCCAAGTTTTCCAGCAAAGGAGTCGAAAACAGTCATCAGAGCAGGGGAAGTTAAATGAAACTGCACAggcgtcagtggcgtaa